A single region of the Mercenaria mercenaria strain notata chromosome 6, MADL_Memer_1, whole genome shotgun sequence genome encodes:
- the LOC123549802 gene encoding T-cell activation inhibitor, mitochondrial-like isoform X2, whose translation MYMIRALRCSQQTSFGHEVLAVFKRYLNSSETATALRPFYFIVHPDLFGRHPKERLVNEHSLKILHEYVANLKTQQSYTRKPIDLVFYIRDPNNQKSFKDIKISLQSTDIRKTVSTILQSCGLPLDYINTVPVQQKTRRTNPAAKWYTNYDVPEWNSRTEPKYKAPAQRSLRKWLEENYERVQRYQEASRQTQSEIDSLCERIVARVGVQSVRWENIWGNRHYIACLRTFSQLSEGQPARMRNTLQGRTLIFGNETGVNLHGEIVLGSEDVTTEWINLLKSVHAYDPMIERLPRMEQELSRLLNNIQIMRRQKREFVMAQNYEVLLNKMLNSLRRCQHVVVKELGDQDLSHLNLVVECESGPLALSNCGQFLIPASIPGTIMLKFIVENIERAATFLIDAKLHTFYMDQILDQCNNVLNVSSLQRDDAITPQQMTKCCQRLLDNQQLLNPLLQGTRLKVSTYYTVMKDGEITIPWNWI comes from the exons ATGTACATGATACGAGCTTTACG ATGTTCACAACAAACCAGTTTTGGGCATGAAGTGTTGGCTGTCTTCAAGCGGTATTTAAACAGTAGTGAGACAGCGACTGCCCTCCGGCCATTCTACTTTATTGTTCATCCAGATCTGTTTGGAAGACATCCTAAAGAAAGA TTGGTAAATGAACATTCACTGAAGATACTACACGAGTATGTAGCCAACCTGAAAACCCAGCAGTCATACACAAGAAAGCCAATAGACTTGGTATTCTACATACGAGATCCAAATAACCAGAAAA GTTTCAAAGATATCAAGATTTCATTACAGTCAACTGATATCCGCAAGACTGTGTCTACAATATTACAGTCATGTGGTTTACCTCTTGACTATATCAACACGGTACCAGTCCAACAGAAAACACGCAGGACAAACCCCGCAGCAAAATGGTACACTAACTATGATGTACCTGAATGGAATAGCAGAACTGAACCTAAATATAAAGCTCCAGCGCAAagaagtttaag GAAATGGTTAGAGGAGAATTATGAAAGAGTTCAGAGATACCAGGAGGCAAGTCGACAGACCCAGAGTGAGATTGACAGTCTGTGTGAGAGAATTGTTGCCAGGGTGGGCGTGCAATCTGTCCGCTGGGAGAACATCTGGGGAAACAGACACTATATAGCTTGTCTTAGAACATTCAGTCAACTTTCAGAGGGCCAGCCTGCAAGAATGAGAAATACATTACAAG GGAGAACACTTATTTTTGGTAACGAGACTGGAGTTAACTTACATGGAGAGATTGTCCTGGGAAGTGAAGATGTCACTACAGAATGGATAAAT cTTCTGAAGTCTGTACACGCCTATGACCCAATGATAGAACGCTTGCCGAGGATGGAGCAAGAGCTGTCCCGCCTTCTGAACAATATCCAAATCATGAGGCGGCAAAAGCGTGAATTTGTGATGGCCCAGAATTATGAGGTCTTGTTAAACAAGATGTTGAACTCTTTACGACGTTGTCAACATGTTGTCGTGAAAGAGTTAGGAGATCAAGACCTGTCACATCTCAACCTTGTTGTCGAGTG TGAGTCAGGACCACTTGCATTATCCAATTGTGGACAGTTCTTGATTCCTGCCTCCATACCTGGAACCATTATGTTGAAGTTTATTGTTGAAAATATTGAGAGGGCAGCTACTTTTCTCATTGATGCTAAACT GCATACCTTCTACATGGATCAAATACTGGATCAGTGCAATAACGTTCTAAATGTATCTTCTCTTCAACGTGATGACGCTATAACACCACAACAGATGACCAAGTGTTGTCAACGGTTACTGGACAATCAGCAGCTACTAAACCCGTTACTGCAAGGAACAAGACTGAAGGTTTCCACATACTATACTGTGATGAAAGATGGGGAAATTACTATTCCATGGAATTGGATTTAA
- the LOC123549802 gene encoding T-cell activation inhibitor, mitochondrial-like isoform X1, translated as MYMIRALRYRCSQQTSFGHEVLAVFKRYLNSSETATALRPFYFIVHPDLFGRHPKERLVNEHSLKILHEYVANLKTQQSYTRKPIDLVFYIRDPNNQKSFKDIKISLQSTDIRKTVSTILQSCGLPLDYINTVPVQQKTRRTNPAAKWYTNYDVPEWNSRTEPKYKAPAQRSLRKWLEENYERVQRYQEASRQTQSEIDSLCERIVARVGVQSVRWENIWGNRHYIACLRTFSQLSEGQPARMRNTLQGRTLIFGNETGVNLHGEIVLGSEDVTTEWINLLKSVHAYDPMIERLPRMEQELSRLLNNIQIMRRQKREFVMAQNYEVLLNKMLNSLRRCQHVVVKELGDQDLSHLNLVVECESGPLALSNCGQFLIPASIPGTIMLKFIVENIERAATFLIDAKLHTFYMDQILDQCNNVLNVSSLQRDDAITPQQMTKCCQRLLDNQQLLNPLLQGTRLKVSTYYTVMKDGEITIPWNWI; from the exons ATGTACATGATACGAGCTTTACG GTACAGATGTTCACAACAAACCAGTTTTGGGCATGAAGTGTTGGCTGTCTTCAAGCGGTATTTAAACAGTAGTGAGACAGCGACTGCCCTCCGGCCATTCTACTTTATTGTTCATCCAGATCTGTTTGGAAGACATCCTAAAGAAAGA TTGGTAAATGAACATTCACTGAAGATACTACACGAGTATGTAGCCAACCTGAAAACCCAGCAGTCATACACAAGAAAGCCAATAGACTTGGTATTCTACATACGAGATCCAAATAACCAGAAAA GTTTCAAAGATATCAAGATTTCATTACAGTCAACTGATATCCGCAAGACTGTGTCTACAATATTACAGTCATGTGGTTTACCTCTTGACTATATCAACACGGTACCAGTCCAACAGAAAACACGCAGGACAAACCCCGCAGCAAAATGGTACACTAACTATGATGTACCTGAATGGAATAGCAGAACTGAACCTAAATATAAAGCTCCAGCGCAAagaagtttaag GAAATGGTTAGAGGAGAATTATGAAAGAGTTCAGAGATACCAGGAGGCAAGTCGACAGACCCAGAGTGAGATTGACAGTCTGTGTGAGAGAATTGTTGCCAGGGTGGGCGTGCAATCTGTCCGCTGGGAGAACATCTGGGGAAACAGACACTATATAGCTTGTCTTAGAACATTCAGTCAACTTTCAGAGGGCCAGCCTGCAAGAATGAGAAATACATTACAAG GGAGAACACTTATTTTTGGTAACGAGACTGGAGTTAACTTACATGGAGAGATTGTCCTGGGAAGTGAAGATGTCACTACAGAATGGATAAAT cTTCTGAAGTCTGTACACGCCTATGACCCAATGATAGAACGCTTGCCGAGGATGGAGCAAGAGCTGTCCCGCCTTCTGAACAATATCCAAATCATGAGGCGGCAAAAGCGTGAATTTGTGATGGCCCAGAATTATGAGGTCTTGTTAAACAAGATGTTGAACTCTTTACGACGTTGTCAACATGTTGTCGTGAAAGAGTTAGGAGATCAAGACCTGTCACATCTCAACCTTGTTGTCGAGTG TGAGTCAGGACCACTTGCATTATCCAATTGTGGACAGTTCTTGATTCCTGCCTCCATACCTGGAACCATTATGTTGAAGTTTATTGTTGAAAATATTGAGAGGGCAGCTACTTTTCTCATTGATGCTAAACT GCATACCTTCTACATGGATCAAATACTGGATCAGTGCAATAACGTTCTAAATGTATCTTCTCTTCAACGTGATGACGCTATAACACCACAACAGATGACCAAGTGTTGTCAACGGTTACTGGACAATCAGCAGCTACTAAACCCGTTACTGCAAGGAACAAGACTGAAGGTTTCCACATACTATACTGTGATGAAAGATGGGGAAATTACTATTCCATGGAATTGGATTTAA